In Fibrobacter sp. UWB15, one genomic interval encodes:
- a CDS encoding MATE family efflux transporter: MSKLNSERLNSFGSASIPKLVLQFSVPAIISMLVNALYNVVDRFFVGQGVGSLGIAGITLCFPICLFIMAMSMMVGVGGNTLFAIRLGQKKYIQASIILNNSFSLLILMAIGAFTLGEIFMEPLLKLFGASEQTLPVASSYMRIILCGAAFQTIAPGMNHFIRSMGHPKTAMFREIAGAVTNIILDYLFIMKFHWGIEGAAWATIASQLVASALITQFFVKKSSPIKIRWRHMKLRAAYVRKIYILGLPPSVMQICNSLMNAILAWSLTTYGNISVKTTGALSGGDMAISAFGITNSIISIIILPLLGFVHGTQPIIGYNYGARLNSRVKETLKFAFIYAGGFMFVTWAVLMWQAETFVAPFAPNDPELIKLSAWAMRIFAAAFFMIPFGMVSGNFFQGTGKAFRAMFLNACRQVILLIPFLLILPHFFELKGVFMAQPIADTGAAIIGLAMLWHELKKLK, translated from the coding sequence ATGTCTAAACTGAATTCCGAGCGCCTCAATTCCTTTGGTTCTGCAAGTATCCCGAAACTGGTCTTGCAGTTCTCGGTTCCCGCTATCATCAGCATGCTGGTGAACGCCCTCTACAACGTAGTGGACCGTTTCTTTGTGGGCCAAGGCGTCGGCAGTCTCGGCATCGCAGGCATCACACTATGCTTTCCGATTTGCCTATTTATAATGGCAATGTCGATGATGGTAGGCGTGGGCGGCAACACGCTTTTTGCCATCCGCCTCGGTCAGAAGAAGTATATCCAGGCAAGCATCATCCTGAACAATTCCTTCTCGCTCCTGATTCTGATGGCAATTGGAGCGTTCACGCTGGGCGAAATCTTCATGGAGCCGCTCTTAAAGCTGTTTGGCGCAAGCGAGCAGACCCTGCCTGTCGCCAGCAGCTACATGCGCATCATTTTGTGTGGAGCCGCCTTCCAGACAATCGCCCCGGGCATGAACCACTTTATCCGTTCGATGGGACATCCGAAAACGGCCATGTTCCGCGAAATCGCGGGTGCTGTCACGAACATCATTCTCGACTACCTCTTTATCATGAAATTCCACTGGGGTATCGAGGGCGCCGCCTGGGCGACCATCGCATCGCAGCTGGTAGCCTCAGCTCTCATTACGCAATTCTTTGTCAAGAAGTCATCGCCAATCAAGATTCGCTGGCGCCACATGAAGTTGCGCGCCGCCTATGTGCGTAAGATTTACATTTTGGGTTTGCCGCCTTCGGTGATGCAGATTTGCAACAGCCTGATGAATGCGATTTTGGCCTGGAGCCTGACCACTTACGGAAACATCAGCGTCAAGACGACTGGCGCACTCTCCGGCGGCGACATGGCGATTTCAGCATTCGGCATTACCAACAGCATCATTTCAATCATCATCCTGCCGCTCCTGGGATTCGTTCACGGAACGCAGCCGATTATCGGATACAACTACGGGGCACGCCTCAATAGCCGCGTCAAGGAAACTCTCAAGTTCGCCTTCATTTACGCCGGCGGATTCATGTTCGTCACCTGGGCAGTCCTCATGTGGCAAGCGGAAACATTCGTGGCACCGTTTGCACCGAACGACCCCGAGCTCATCAAGCTTTCGGCCTGGGCCATGCGCATTTTTGCAGCCGCCTTCTTTATGATTCCCTTCGGCATGGTTTCGGGGAACTTTTTCCAGGGTACAGGAAAGGCATTCAGGGCCATGTTCCTGAATGCCTGCCGTCAAGTGATTTTACTGATTCCGTTTTTGCTGATACTGCCCCACTTCTTTGAGCTGAAGGGCGTGTTCATGGCGCAGCCCATTGCCGACACGGGTGCGGCTATTATCGGGCTTGCCATGCTTTGGCATGAACTGAAAAAGTTAAAATAG
- a CDS encoding fibro-slime domain-containing protein, translated as MKRCLCVMAGAALACSAAWAGSTKQFLVLLPGSADWVSSAPMISTDGGKTGKPMVMDGFMCGWYKYAFAEDEITDNVLIYRDDDAAREDMLGMNGNWETGDSAVPIPLKKIFELGKDSVFFVADESQKLNEDGWLYSFAEADVLQGTCSYEIPWIVYDSDAKLHPAFSCYAQGGEGCQAGAQGVDLETALKAVNDCIGVTSGLVETTLDPTTKKPKLTTAGKKCFIDEKYFNQLFNYTEGVNEMSCYDMPVPHMERGGWWEFSSDYYMPLGTSAVGGFFPVEQTDDASVKLANPDQTPLSAARTKRDAEGPVFYGPSLRKLDSLEGVPVFDLLCNGPGWSKGHNCEGIFADGSTAEEFIQTALNMPSTYPDNCVLGWSCPDAAPEGWPFFKYGTDSLVRKGTNGSEYRWTSLVKEDGTGGRNHHFCYETHAKFTHKPGLRLALRGGDDIWAFIDNKLAIDLGGVHLDAPGYVDLDAFEGASGKLEVGQQYDVDIFACDRRTTMSNFEISTNMFLAQLPQSAITVKGAKMSEQPSATSYSICYTKSANVGTCGMATEPVTICDSIAPSIISYTLVNGSSVKDSAVADFEKVSTPGVYKGGIDLTNLSQPKIDLSKVTTLPDGRYTLFVTIDGKSKKVTSFRIGEDDSAIKPVASAVKSLFAVRNDMRSALTISVTNAAFAKFAVMDLQGRVVRQGVTAGAETIVPNLKPGSYIVKVARETRRVNVR; from the coding sequence ATGAAAAGATGTTTATGTGTTATGGCTGGTGCAGCCCTTGCTTGTTCTGCGGCTTGGGCTGGTTCTACAAAACAATTCCTTGTACTGTTGCCTGGGAGTGCAGATTGGGTATCATCTGCGCCGATGATCAGTACTGATGGTGGCAAAACTGGCAAGCCGATGGTAATGGATGGTTTCATGTGCGGCTGGTATAAGTACGCCTTTGCCGAAGATGAAATTACCGATAACGTGTTAATCTACCGTGACGACGACGCAGCCCGCGAAGATATGCTCGGCATGAACGGCAACTGGGAAACGGGAGACTCGGCGGTTCCGATTCCCCTGAAAAAGATATTTGAATTGGGAAAAGACAGTGTGTTCTTTGTTGCAGACGAAAGTCAAAAGCTCAATGAGGACGGTTGGCTTTATAGCTTTGCCGAAGCGGATGTGCTTCAAGGTACTTGTTCGTACGAGATTCCGTGGATCGTCTACGATTCCGATGCAAAGTTGCACCCGGCATTCTCTTGCTACGCTCAGGGGGGTGAAGGTTGCCAGGCCGGTGCTCAAGGAGTTGACCTTGAAACGGCTCTCAAAGCGGTGAATGATTGTATCGGTGTGACTTCGGGACTTGTAGAAACGACTCTTGATCCTACAACGAAAAAGCCCAAGCTGACTACTGCCGGAAAGAAGTGCTTTATTGATGAAAAGTACTTTAACCAACTGTTCAATTACACTGAAGGCGTAAACGAAATGAGCTGCTATGACATGCCGGTTCCGCACATGGAACGTGGCGGTTGGTGGGAATTCAGCTCCGATTACTATATGCCGTTAGGAACCTCTGCTGTTGGAGGATTCTTCCCGGTAGAACAAACGGATGATGCTTCTGTGAAACTTGCAAACCCGGACCAGACTCCTCTTTCGGCGGCTCGCACCAAGCGCGATGCCGAGGGGCCGGTGTTCTATGGCCCATCGCTTAGAAAGCTCGATTCTTTGGAAGGCGTTCCTGTATTTGATTTGTTGTGCAATGGCCCGGGTTGGAGCAAGGGACATAATTGTGAGGGCATTTTTGCTGATGGTTCAACTGCTGAAGAGTTTATTCAGACCGCTCTTAATATGCCGAGCACATATCCTGATAATTGTGTGTTAGGCTGGTCTTGCCCCGACGCTGCTCCTGAAGGTTGGCCGTTCTTTAAATATGGAACCGACTCCCTTGTGAGGAAAGGGACGAATGGCTCAGAATACCGTTGGACATCCCTGGTCAAAGAAGATGGAACCGGTGGACGCAACCATCACTTCTGTTATGAAACACATGCCAAGTTTACCCACAAGCCGGGGCTTCGCTTAGCTCTTCGCGGTGGCGATGACATTTGGGCGTTCATCGACAACAAACTCGCCATTGACTTGGGCGGAGTCCACCTAGATGCTCCGGGCTATGTAGATCTCGATGCCTTTGAAGGCGCTAGCGGCAAACTTGAAGTCGGCCAGCAGTACGATGTAGATATCTTTGCTTGCGACCGCCGCACGACCATGAGCAATTTCGAAATCAGTACGAATATGTTCCTGGCTCAATTGCCTCAGTCTGCTATTACCGTAAAGGGTGCAAAAATGTCGGAACAGCCGTCTGCAACGTCTTATAGCATTTGTTACACCAAGTCGGCTAATGTCGGTACTTGCGGAATGGCTACTGAACCTGTGACTATTTGCGATTCGATTGCTCCGTCGATTATATCTTATACGTTGGTCAACGGAAGCTCTGTTAAGGATAGCGCTGTGGCTGACTTTGAAAAGGTTTCTACTCCGGGTGTGTACAAGGGTGGCATTGACCTCACGAATCTTTCGCAGCCTAAGATTGATCTTTCCAAGGTTACTACTTTGCCGGATGGCCGTTACACCTTGTTTGTGACTATTGATGGCAAGTCAAAGAAGGTAACGTCGTTCCGTATAGGCGAAGATGATAGTGCAATCAAGCCCGTGGCTTCTGCAGTTAAGTCTCTCTTTGCGGTCAGAAACGACATGCGCTCCGCACTTACTATTTCCGTGACGAATGCGGCTTTCGCTAAGTTTGCGGTTATGGATTTGCAGGGTCGCGTGGTGCGTCAGGGCGTTACCGCTGGTGCTGAAACGATTGTTCCGAACCTCAAACCTGGTTCCTACATCGTGAAGGTTGCCCGCGAAACCCGCCGCGTAAACGTGCGCTAA
- a CDS encoding AzlD domain-containing protein, with protein sequence MHLRDYFLFLLVMAGVTYLLRAVPFVLLKGKIKSRFWRSFLSYVPYTVLAAMTVPAILYSTDSKLSGACALVAAVVASLFGLGLVGVAVVACVTVLGVDGISMLL encoded by the coding sequence ATGCACTTAAGAGATTACTTCTTGTTCCTGCTTGTAATGGCAGGCGTTACCTACTTGCTGCGTGCGGTACCGTTCGTACTTTTGAAGGGTAAAATCAAGAGCCGTTTTTGGCGTTCGTTCCTTTCGTATGTGCCGTACACGGTACTTGCCGCGATGACTGTGCCTGCGATTCTCTATTCGACCGACAGCAAACTTTCGGGCGCGTGTGCCCTAGTGGCAGCTGTTGTCGCCTCGCTTTTCGGCCTTGGCTTGGTGGGCGTTGCCGTGGTCGCTTGCGTGACCGTTCTTGGTGTCGACGGCATCTCGATGCTGCTTTAA
- a CDS encoding AzlC family ABC transporter permease, whose translation MKFSNGVKDGLPIGLGYFAVSFSFGIAGSKLISWPLVTFISMTNLTSAGQFAGLQIMSDAAGTFIEMAIATFFINLRYSLMAISLSQKVAPSFGTFKRLMLATGITDEIYALAVSQSEPVTARYFAGLMVLPYIGWSSGTLCGAVCGEILPAVVTNALGVALYGMFIAIVVPQMKAHRPTLVAVLIAIACSLAFKYVPALSGVTVGFAIIICALVASLLGAAFFPVKDEEESCT comes from the coding sequence ATGAAATTTTCGAATGGTGTAAAAGACGGACTTCCGATCGGGCTCGGCTACTTTGCCGTGTCTTTCTCGTTCGGAATTGCCGGCTCCAAGTTGATTTCTTGGCCGCTGGTCACCTTTATTTCGATGACGAATCTTACCTCGGCGGGGCAATTTGCGGGGTTGCAGATCATGTCCGATGCTGCCGGTACATTTATCGAGATGGCAATTGCCACGTTCTTTATCAATTTGCGTTATAGCCTGATGGCGATTTCCTTGTCGCAAAAGGTGGCACCCTCGTTTGGCACTTTCAAGCGCCTGATGCTTGCTACGGGAATCACCGATGAAATTTACGCCTTGGCCGTAAGCCAGAGCGAGCCTGTGACGGCGCGTTACTTTGCAGGCCTCATGGTGCTCCCGTATATCGGTTGGTCTTCGGGTACATTGTGCGGTGCCGTTTGTGGCGAAATCTTGCCCGCGGTCGTGACGAATGCCTTGGGCGTTGCTTTGTACGGAATGTTTATTGCCATCGTGGTGCCGCAAATGAAGGCGCACCGCCCGACTTTAGTTGCCGTGCTGATTGCGATAGCCTGCAGCCTTGCGTTCAAGTACGTTCCGGCACTGAGCGGTGTGACGGTCGGGTTTGCAATTATTATTTGTGCGCTCGTGGCTTCGCTTTTGGGGGCGGCATTTTTCCCGGTTAAAGACGAGGAGGAATCATGCACTTAA